A stretch of the Desulfobacter sp. genome encodes the following:
- a CDS encoding YcaO-like family protein, protein MGYKIELKDAQKGYTFDQDKIISPKETVERFKQKSTRLNLDILSQTRRIDNGRLDIPVFFSECGTDAKKVTGTNKQMGKGGTPEQSEASAVMELVERFSFFSFMNEEDNFFYATPEELGKKALDYSLIVKSVHDNEADALKVKPIFDKLPLQWTRGYDLSAQKEVNIPFNWFYMINEFNGPSAGNCTEEALTQGICELVERHTSSLVSQKKLAVPGIRLDSFTDPLVKEMLEKFKTQGIEVYASDFTLDTGIPTIAVLAWDPATFPQMSEIVWTAGTSPDPEKAMSRALTEVAQLAGDFNTGSNYIASGLPKFTNIQDAALITCPKTMVKASDLPNLSSDNIREEVENLISTLEEKGFHILAMSTMHPGLEIPAFYSIIPGAHFRERAAAASVGMFSARLITESVDPVTALARLEELEKALPGKYYTSFYKGLMHNAVYEQKEAIKQFQTALEKDPARLNLPDIYSHMGACLKDLEQYDRAIEICNKGLKVDEQRPDMFNTAGACFFMTQKFESAVEYFEKALEIDPSLGINYANIGSCYRELKEIALALKYYEMALKVDPSIDFARDNIEKLKNG, encoded by the coding sequence ATGGGTTATAAAATAGAATTAAAAGATGCACAAAAAGGCTATACCTTTGACCAGGATAAAATCATTTCTCCCAAAGAAACCGTGGAGCGTTTCAAACAAAAATCCACCCGCCTGAACTTAGATATTTTAAGCCAAACCCGGCGCATTGACAATGGCCGGCTGGATATCCCCGTGTTTTTCAGCGAATGCGGAACAGATGCCAAAAAGGTGACCGGCACCAACAAACAGATGGGTAAAGGCGGGACACCGGAACAATCAGAAGCAAGCGCTGTCATGGAGCTGGTAGAACGGTTCAGTTTTTTCTCGTTCATGAACGAGGAGGACAATTTCTTTTATGCCACCCCGGAAGAACTTGGAAAAAAGGCCCTGGATTACAGCCTCATTGTCAAATCCGTTCATGACAATGAGGCAGATGCCTTAAAGGTCAAACCTATTTTTGACAAACTCCCCCTCCAATGGACCCGGGGGTATGATCTTAGTGCCCAAAAAGAGGTGAATATCCCCTTTAACTGGTTTTACATGATCAATGAATTTAACGGTCCAAGTGCGGGGAACTGCACGGAAGAAGCCCTGACACAGGGGATCTGTGAACTTGTGGAACGCCATACCTCCTCTTTGGTCAGCCAGAAAAAACTGGCAGTGCCCGGAATCCGGCTGGACTCGTTTACCGACCCTCTGGTCAAAGAGATGCTGGAAAAATTCAAAACCCAGGGAATCGAGGTATATGCCTCAGACTTTACCCTGGATACGGGGATTCCCACCATTGCCGTTTTGGCCTGGGATCCGGCCACCTTTCCCCAGATGAGTGAAATCGTCTGGACCGCAGGCACCTCTCCGGACCCTGAAAAAGCTATGAGCCGTGCCCTCACGGAAGTGGCCCAGCTGGCAGGAGATTTTAACACCGGCTCCAACTATATCGCCTCGGGCCTGCCCAAATTCACAAATATCCAAGACGCCGCTTTGATTACCTGCCCCAAGACCATGGTCAAGGCATCTGACCTGCCCAATCTTTCCTCGGACAATATCCGGGAAGAAGTGGAAAACCTGATCAGCACTCTGGAAGAGAAGGGGTTTCATATTCTGGCCATGAGCACCATGCATCCGGGCCTTGAAATTCCGGCCTTTTATTCCATCATTCCCGGGGCCCATTTCAGGGAGCGGGCTGCCGCAGCTTCCGTGGGTATGTTTTCAGCCCGGCTGATCACGGAAAGTGTTGACCCTGTGACGGCTCTGGCAAGATTGGAGGAACTTGAAAAGGCCCTGCCCGGCAAGTACTACACCAGCTTTTACAAGGGATTGATGCACAATGCAGTCTATGAACAAAAAGAGGCCATAAAACAATTTCAAACCGCCCTTGAAAAGGATCCTGCCCGGCTCAACCTCCCGGATATCTATTCCCACATGGGGGCCTGCCTAAAAGATCTTGAACAATACGACAGGGCCATTGAAATCTGCAACAAGGGGCTCAAGGTCGATGAACAGCGTCCGGACATGTTCAACACGGCAGGCGCCTGCTTTTTCATGACCCAAAAATTTGAATCGGCTGTTGAGTATTTTGAAAAAGCCCTGGAAATTGATCCTTCCCTGGGCATTAATTATGCCAATATCGGCTCCTGCTATAGAGAACTCAAAGAGATTGCCCTGGCCCTTAAATATTATGAAATGGCCTTAAAAGTGGACCCCTCCATTGACTTTGCCCGGGATAATATCGAAAAACTCAAAAATGGATAA
- a CDS encoding ISAs1 family transposase codes for MNEKKSLETFFDNIQDPRHHNKLHNLIDVVIIAICAVVAGADTYEQIENFGKKRKRWLSKFLSLPHGIPSHDTFGRIFERMNPNEFQSSFMHWVQSVAKMTKGQVIAIDGKTLRRSHDTSNDKKAIHMISAWASSNKVVLGQLKTEEKSNEITAIPNLLKLLDISGCIITIDAMGTQKKIAETIINKGCDYVLALKENHKTLHDEAVLFFNKMEEMKNQGYQFNEQTSVDGGHGRVETRRAVITSDIDWFEDKKSWKGLKSIGMIESTREMDGQISHEKRYYISSLDSDPNIFGNAVRRHWGIENSVHWVLDIAFREDESRVRKGNSPENFAAIRHIALNLLRNNKTFKGSVKTKRLNAAMDIKYLEEVMFG; via the coding sequence ATGAACGAAAAAAAATCTCTTGAAACTTTTTTTGACAATATTCAGGACCCCAGACACCACAATAAGCTTCATAATTTAATTGATGTCGTCATCATCGCAATTTGTGCGGTAGTTGCTGGCGCAGACACTTATGAGCAAATTGAAAACTTTGGCAAAAAGAGAAAAAGGTGGTTGTCAAAATTTCTAAGCCTTCCCCATGGGATACCCTCCCATGACACCTTTGGCAGAATTTTTGAAAGGATGAACCCGAATGAATTTCAGAGCAGTTTTATGCACTGGGTTCAGTCGGTTGCAAAGATGACCAAAGGTCAAGTCATTGCAATCGACGGCAAAACTCTAAGGCGTTCACACGATACCTCCAATGATAAGAAAGCCATTCATATGATCAGTGCGTGGGCTTCGTCTAATAAAGTGGTTTTAGGGCAATTAAAAACCGAAGAAAAATCAAATGAAATTACGGCCATTCCAAATCTTTTAAAACTTTTAGATATCTCGGGCTGCATTATAACCATTGATGCCATGGGCACTCAAAAGAAAATCGCTGAAACCATAATAAACAAAGGGTGTGACTATGTCCTTGCCCTGAAAGAAAATCATAAAACCTTGCATGATGAAGCGGTACTTTTTTTCAATAAAATGGAAGAAATGAAAAATCAGGGGTACCAGTTTAATGAACAGACCAGTGTTGACGGAGGGCACGGTCGAGTCGAAACGCGCAGGGCTGTGATAACCTCTGATATTGATTGGTTTGAAGATAAAAAAAGTTGGAAAGGTTTGAAAAGTATTGGAATGATTGAATCCACCCGGGAAATGGACGGCCAGATCAGTCATGAAAAGCGATATTATATATCGAGCCTGGATAGCGACCCCAATATTTTTGGTAATGCTGTCAGGAGGCATTGGGGAATTGAAAATTCAGTGCATTGGGTATTGGATATTGCGTTCCGTGAAGACGAAAGCAGAGTCAGAAAGGGGAACTCTCCTGAGAATTTTGCAGCGATTCGGCACATTGCATTAAATTTATTACGGAACAATAAGACATTTAAAGGGAGTGTAAAAACCAAAAGGTTGAATGCTGCTATGGATATCAAATATCTGGAGGAAGTTATGTTTGGATGA
- a CDS encoding ABC transporter permease, which produces MDMELIKECLPQLIDGTFITLKLVGITMVAGLVLAIPLALIRNAKSKLLSLPAFLYIYFFRGTPLLVQLFIIYYGFSQFEWIRDSIFWVFLQDSYWCSVIAFTLNTTAYAGEIIRGAILSVHKGQVEAAVSLGMTRFQIYKRIIGPQASLIAIPGYSNELVLMMKGTSLASTVALLEITGITRNLIAETFMPVELFFIAGCIYMLLSAGFIFVLSLLEKRMSRFRTVASA; this is translated from the coding sequence ATGGATATGGAATTGATAAAAGAATGCCTGCCCCAACTCATTGACGGCACATTCATCACCTTGAAGCTGGTCGGAATCACCATGGTGGCCGGGCTGGTTCTGGCCATTCCCCTGGCCTTGATACGAAATGCAAAATCAAAACTGCTCAGCCTCCCGGCATTCCTCTATATTTATTTTTTCAGGGGCACTCCCCTTTTGGTTCAGTTGTTTATCATCTATTATGGATTTTCCCAGTTTGAGTGGATAAGAGATTCCATATTCTGGGTCTTTCTACAGGACAGTTATTGGTGTTCCGTGATTGCCTTTACCCTGAACACGACCGCCTATGCCGGAGAAATCATCAGAGGCGCCATTTTATCCGTCCACAAAGGACAGGTTGAGGCGGCGGTTTCCCTTGGCATGACCCGGTTCCAGATCTACAAACGGATCATCGGCCCCCAGGCCTCCCTGATTGCCATCCCTGGATATTCCAATGAACTTGTACTCATGATGAAAGGCACCTCTTTGGCCTCCACCGTGGCCCTGCTGGAAATCACGGGGATTACCCGGAACCTCATCGCCGAAACCTTCATGCCTGTTGAACTCTTTTTTATTGCCGGATGTATTTACATGCTCTTGTCCGCCGGATTCATCTTTGTCCTCTCTTTGCTGGAAAAACGGATGAGCCGGTTCAGAACCGTGGCAAGCGCCTGA
- a CDS encoding ABC transporter permease subunit (The N-terminal region of this protein, as described by TIGR01726, is a three transmembrane segment that identifies a subfamily of ABC transporter permease subunits, which specificities that include histidine, arginine, glutamine, glutamate, L-cystine (sic), the opines (in Agrobacterium) octopine and nopaline, etc.): MIDLYGYGGALAAGTVGTIKIMMMSLALGLISGMAGAGAKLSGIKILSWLTDTWTIVIRGVPELILVLFVYFGGSAIITQGAALLGFELYIEINPMVAAVFTLGLVYGAYATDVFRVSILAVAKGELEAARAIGMGRTKVFFRILFPQIWRYALPGLGNLFMILQKDTALVSVIGMNELMRNASQAVANTRKPFTFYITAALIYLGITTITTLVLYVLEQRANRGVGTVS; this comes from the coding sequence GTGATTGACTTGTACGGATACGGCGGTGCCCTGGCAGCCGGAACTGTCGGCACCATCAAGATAATGATGATGTCTTTGGCGCTGGGACTGATTTCCGGCATGGCCGGGGCAGGGGCCAAACTTTCCGGGATAAAGATCTTAAGCTGGCTCACGGACACATGGACCATCGTCATCCGGGGCGTGCCAGAGCTCATTTTGGTGTTATTTGTCTATTTCGGCGGATCTGCCATCATCACACAAGGGGCGGCCCTGTTGGGATTTGAACTCTATATTGAAATCAATCCCATGGTGGCGGCGGTATTCACCCTGGGCCTGGTATACGGGGCCTATGCCACGGATGTGTTCAGGGTTTCCATTCTGGCCGTGGCCAAGGGTGAATTAGAGGCGGCCCGGGCCATAGGCATGGGCCGGACCAAGGTCTTTTTCAGAATTTTATTTCCCCAGATCTGGCGCTATGCGCTTCCAGGCCTGGGCAATCTGTTCATGATTCTTCAAAAGGACACCGCCCTGGTCTCGGTCATCGGAATGAACGAACTGATGCGAAACGCCTCCCAGGCCGTTGCAAACACCCGAAAGCCCTTTACCTTCTATATCACGGCTGCACTCATCTATCTTGGAATCACTACAATTACCACCCTGGTCCTTTACGTTCTGGAACAACGGGCCAACCGTGGTGTGGGGACGGTGTCATAA
- a CDS encoding transporter substrate-binding domain-containing protein gives MKKIIAYLLIALLMTAGTALSMEKVRIANETATPPFNFVDGDGKIQGFDVEIAAALCEVMGVEKVDVIQDWDGMIPGLMSKKFDAIISDMSITEKRKKVVDFSDSYYDETGLFMGRSTENYQFTPEGLKGKKVGVQRATTWANYIKGVYGKSVEIKYYDTPASQVLDLASGRIDLVLASDIFVNKTIADPENKGVKKMGTPVTDRAYIGDGVGIALRKEDKALLAAFNKALAEIKSNGTYDRIYSKWFK, from the coding sequence ATGAAAAAAATCATTGCTTATCTGTTGATCGCACTGTTGATGACGGCAGGAACCGCCCTTTCCATGGAAAAGGTGAGGATCGCCAATGAAACCGCCACCCCGCCCTTTAACTTTGTGGACGGAGACGGAAAAATCCAGGGCTTTGATGTTGAAATCGCAGCGGCCCTGTGTGAGGTTATGGGCGTTGAAAAAGTGGATGTGATCCAGGACTGGGACGGAATGATCCCCGGACTGATGTCCAAAAAATTCGATGCCATCATATCGGATATGTCCATTACTGAAAAGCGCAAAAAAGTGGTTGATTTCTCCGATTCCTACTACGATGAAACAGGCCTGTTCATGGGCCGTTCAACGGAAAATTATCAATTCACCCCCGAAGGACTCAAGGGCAAAAAAGTCGGCGTTCAGCGGGCCACCACCTGGGCCAACTACATCAAAGGGGTCTATGGAAAATCCGTTGAGATCAAATACTATGACACCCCTGCCAGCCAGGTGCTTGATCTGGCATCCGGCAGAATCGACCTGGTGCTTGCCTCTGACATCTTTGTAAACAAAACCATTGCAGACCCGGAAAATAAAGGGGTTAAAAAAATGGGCACCCCCGTTACAGACCGGGCCTACATCGGTGACGGCGTTGGCATTGCCCTGCGCAAAGAGGACAAGGCGCTTCTGGCGGCATTCAACAAAGCCCTGGCCGAAATCAAATCCAACGGCACCTACGACCGTATCTATTCAAAATGGTTTAAATAA
- a CDS encoding amino acid ABC transporter ATP-binding protein — protein MNHSDYAICVENLHKRFGSIKVLKGINFSARKGEVISILGSSGSGKSTLLRSINLLETPEQGNVYIDGEMIRMQGKEESRKAADNSQINRIRSKLGMVFQNFNLWTHMTIIQNVMEGQIQVLGRSKAMAREIAEKYLKKVGVGEKADAYPSQLSGGQQQRVAIARALAHEGRTMLIVTHEMKFARDVSSRIVFLDEGEITEDGPPEEVFTHPKTDRFRQFVTMNPGH, from the coding sequence ATGAATCACAGCGACTATGCCATATGCGTTGAAAACCTTCACAAGCGGTTTGGATCCATTAAGGTCCTCAAGGGCATTAATTTTTCCGCCCGAAAAGGAGAGGTGATTTCCATTTTGGGCAGTTCAGGATCCGGGAAAAGCACCCTGCTTCGAAGCATTAATCTTCTGGAAACCCCTGAACAGGGCAATGTATATATTGACGGAGAGATGATCCGAATGCAGGGAAAAGAGGAGAGCCGAAAGGCTGCGGATAATTCCCAGATCAATCGCATCCGGTCAAAGCTGGGCATGGTATTCCAGAATTTTAACCTCTGGACCCACATGACCATCATCCAGAATGTCATGGAAGGACAAATCCAGGTATTGGGCAGATCCAAGGCCATGGCCCGGGAAATTGCTGAAAAATATCTAAAAAAAGTCGGGGTGGGAGAAAAGGCAGATGCATACCCCAGCCAGCTATCCGGAGGCCAGCAGCAGCGGGTGGCCATTGCCCGGGCCCTGGCCCATGAAGGCCGGACCATGCTCATTGTCACCCACGAGATGAAGTTTGCAAGGGATGTTTCTTCAAGGATCGTCTTTCTGGATGAAGGGGAAATCACCGAAGACGGCCCCCCGGAAGAGGTATTTACCCACCCGAAAACCGACCGGTTCAGACAGTTTGTCACCATGAACCCGGGACATTAA
- a CDS encoding NUDIX domain-containing protein, with protein MDKFVVGFGFTIDEEQTDSRVLLVKKNRPAWQKGRLNGIGGKIEAKESPQAAMARECLEETGLELTWTLRGLLRGTNIDGRAFECHLFYAYSNDLLNFQQREDEPIGLYRPEELSTHQIVDSLDFLIPYGLSKDRLPFMTLTY; from the coding sequence ATGGACAAATTTGTTGTCGGGTTTGGATTTACCATAGATGAGGAGCAGACTGATTCCAGGGTGCTCCTCGTCAAAAAGAACAGGCCGGCATGGCAAAAGGGGAGGCTCAACGGAATCGGCGGAAAAATAGAAGCCAAAGAGAGCCCTCAGGCTGCCATGGCACGTGAATGTCTTGAAGAAACAGGCCTGGAGTTGACCTGGACGCTGAGGGGACTTTTAAGGGGCACCAATATAGATGGCCGTGCCTTTGAATGCCATCTTTTTTACGCATATTCAAATGATCTCTTAAATTTTCAACAAAGAGAAGACGAACCCATAGGCCTTTATCGCCCAGAAGAATTGTCAACGCATCAAATCGTGGACAGCCTGGATTTTTTGATTCCCTATGGGCTTTCCAAAGACCGGCTCCCCTTTATGACACTGACCTATTGA
- a CDS encoding SDR family oxidoreductase, whose protein sequence is MCTGNTDSILDLSGKVAIISGGSSGIGFGTAELLASQGAVAVILDVDEVKGKNAVKTISARGHKAEFIACNVISAKACCAAIDQVVTQYKRIDILFNNAGVIRRKTVEDLEESEWDIVVDVTLKGAFLLSKYCVPVMAKNGGGSIINTGSGWGLKGGNQAVAYCAAKGGIVNMTRAMAIDHGPQNIRVNSVSPGDIDTPLLHDEAKQLGEDDAAFMEEAADRPLNRVGAPRDVANAVLFFASPMSQWVTGTNLTVDGGGLA, encoded by the coding sequence ATGTGTACGGGCAATACAGATTCCATACTGGACTTGAGCGGCAAGGTGGCCATTATTTCAGGCGGTTCTTCGGGCATTGGGTTTGGCACGGCAGAGCTTTTGGCTTCCCAGGGCGCTGTGGCCGTGATTCTGGACGTTGATGAGGTCAAGGGTAAAAATGCAGTAAAAACCATTAGTGCAAGGGGACACAAGGCTGAGTTTATCGCCTGCAATGTCATTTCAGCCAAGGCGTGTTGCGCCGCAATTGACCAGGTTGTTACACAATACAAACGAATTGACATTTTGTTCAACAATGCCGGGGTGATCCGGAGAAAAACCGTTGAAGACCTTGAAGAAAGCGAATGGGATATCGTCGTTGACGTGACCCTCAAAGGTGCGTTTCTTCTGTCCAAATACTGCGTTCCCGTCATGGCAAAAAACGGGGGGGGCAGCATCATTAACACCGGCTCAGGCTGGGGATTAAAAGGGGGCAACCAGGCCGTGGCCTATTGTGCTGCCAAAGGCGGCATTGTGAACATGACCCGGGCCATGGCCATTGACCATGGACCCCAGAATATCCGGGTCAATTCTGTCAGCCCCGGCGACATTGACACCCCTTTGCTCCATGATGAGGCAAAGCAGCTTGGAGAGGATGATGCCGCCTTTATGGAAGAGGCTGCAGACCGCCCCCTGAACCGGGTGGGGGCTCCCCGGGATGTGGCCAACGCGGTTCTCTTTTTTGCCAGCCCCATGTCCCAGTGGGTCACGGGCACTAATTTAACCGTTGACGGCGGAGGACTTGCCTAA
- the fabG gene encoding 3-oxoacyl-ACP reductase FabG has protein sequence MKNANEKSQKKIALVTGASRGIGRAIAKTLAQTNCFVYINYNSSKTEAQTTLEQVRKAGSDGALIPFDVTNQNAVQAQLKTIFKEKGQIDVLVNNAGIRDDKLMVMMKNESWQRVMDTNLTGFFNVTKLVVKKMLSKRWGRVINIASASGQVGHPGQVNYSASKAGLIGATMALAKEVASRNITVNAVAPGFIETEMVQGLPLEQIAKDVPAGRLGKPQEVAAAVSFLSSHEARYITGQILGVNGGVC, from the coding sequence ATGAAAAACGCCAATGAGAAATCCCAAAAAAAAATTGCCCTGGTTACCGGTGCCAGCCGTGGAATCGGCAGGGCAATTGCAAAAACCCTTGCCCAAACCAATTGTTTTGTTTACATCAATTACAATTCAAGCAAAACTGAGGCCCAAACCACCCTTGAACAGGTCAGAAAGGCAGGATCCGACGGCGCCCTGATCCCCTTTGACGTTACCAACCAGAACGCTGTCCAGGCCCAACTGAAAACTATTTTCAAAGAAAAAGGACAGATCGACGTTCTGGTAAACAATGCCGGCATCAGGGATGACAAACTCATGGTCATGATGAAAAATGAAAGCTGGCAAAGGGTTATGGACACCAATTTGACCGGTTTTTTTAATGTGACAAAATTGGTCGTCAAAAAAATGCTGTCCAAACGCTGGGGACGGGTGATCAACATCGCCTCTGCCTCCGGCCAGGTGGGACATCCCGGTCAGGTTAACTACTCGGCATCCAAGGCAGGCCTCATCGGTGCGACCATGGCCCTGGCCAAAGAGGTTGCCAGCCGGAACATCACTGTGAACGCCGTGGCCCCCGGGTTCATTGAAACAGAGATGGTCCAGGGCCTGCCCCTTGAACAGATCGCCAAAGATGTCCCGGCAGGCCGGCTGGGAAAACCCCAAGAGGTCGCTGCAGCCGTCTCCTTTCTGAGTTCCCATGAGGCCAGATACATCACAGGCCAGATCCTGGGCGTCAATGGGGGCGTGTGCTGA
- a CDS encoding sigma-70 family RNA polymerase sigma factor — protein MILKKNRAKQKFKSLTYPHMTLLYNVALRYTGNVYDAEDIVQETYLMAFNKFHQLKDPSRCKPWLLRILRNNFLKICQKNKSRQRLKEEDYLDFLKQQIRQKDAEEQILERSDALLLNAAIDRLPVKYREVLILYYMDEMRYREIAAALDIPIGTVMSRLTRARENLKTGLLKKFKPSGEKILDINFNRQAVK, from the coding sequence ATGATATTAAAAAAAAACAGGGCCAAACAAAAGTTCAAGAGCCTGACCTATCCGCATATGACGCTTTTGTACAATGTTGCCTTGAGGTATACGGGCAACGTGTATGATGCCGAGGATATTGTTCAAGAAACGTATTTGATGGCCTTTAACAAGTTCCACCAATTAAAGGATCCGTCCAGGTGCAAGCCATGGCTGCTCAGAATTTTAAGAAATAATTTTCTGAAAATCTGCCAGAAGAACAAATCCAGGCAGCGGCTAAAGGAAGAGGACTATCTTGACTTTCTTAAGCAGCAGATCCGGCAAAAGGATGCTGAGGAACAGATATTGGAACGGTCCGATGCCCTTTTGCTCAACGCTGCCATTGACAGGCTCCCTGTGAAATACAGGGAGGTGCTGATCCTGTATTATATGGATGAAATGCGTTACAGAGAAATTGCAGCAGCCCTTGATATCCCCATTGGTACGGTGATGTCCAGGTTGACCCGGGCCAGGGAAAACCTTAAAACAGGGTTGTTGAAAAAATTCAAACCGTCCGGGGAAAAAATATTGGACATTAACTTTAACCGCCAGGCCGTAAAATAA